The following is a genomic window from Candidatus Binataceae bacterium.
GCGATCCGCGTGACGCCTGGGCCTTTACCCAGCGTATCTGCGGGGTTTGCACCACGGTGCACGCGATCGCCTCGATTCGCGCGGTCGAGCAGGCGATCGGGGCGGTCGCGCCGCCCAACGCCCGCATTCTGCGCAATCTGATCATTGGCGCCCAATGTGTCCAGGACCATGTTATTCATTTTTATCATCTGCACGCGCTTGATTGGGTCGATATCACTTCGGCGCTGAAGGCCGATCCGGCCAAGACCGCGACTTTGGCGCAATCGCTGTCCGACTGGCCCTTATCGAGCGCGAAGTACTTCGCCTGGGTGCGCGAGCGGCTGACCAGCTTCGTCCAGCGTGGACAACTGGGCCCGTTTGCCAACGCCTACTGGGGCCATCCCGCCTATCGGTTGCCGGCGGAGGCCAATCTGATGGCGGTCGCACATTATCTAGAAGCGCTCGACTGGCAGCGCCGCTTCATCAAGATTCACGCGATTTTGGGCGGTAAGAACCCCCATCTGCAGAGTTTTCTGGTCGGCGGCATGGCGACTCCGGTGGACATCGATTCGCAAAACGCGCTCAACGCCGATACCGTCGCGGCGCTCGACCAACTGGTCGCCGATGGGCGCGCCTTCGTGAGCCAGGTATATCTGCCCGACGTGTTGGCGATCGCAGCCTTTTACAAGGACTGGGCGGCGCTGGGCAGCGGGGTTGGCGACTATATGGCTTACGGTGAATATCCGGCCGGAGAAGATCCGCGGGCCGAGCTGTTCCTGCCCCGCGGGATCATCCGCGCGCGCGATTTGAGCCGGGTGGAAGCGATGGACCCCGATAAGATCTCCGAGCAGGTGGCGCATTCGTGGTACGACTACCCCGGGGGCAATAGCCAGGCGCTGCATCCCTTCAAGGGCGAGACCAACCCCAATTACAGCGGGCCGCAGCCGCCTTACGAGCGGCTGGACCTGGCAGCGAAATATAGTTGGCTGAAGTCGCCGCGCTACCAGGGCGAGCCGATGGAAGTGGGGCCGCTGGCCCGGATGCTGGTGGCCTACGCGGCGGGCCGGCCGGCGCGGGCCAAAGTGCTGATCGACCAGGCCCTGGCCACGCTTGGCGTCGGACCGCAGGCGCTGTATTCGACCCTGGGGCGGGTGGCGGCGCGCGCGATCGAAGCCCAAGTCGTCGTGGAAAAAATGAGCGAGTGGGTGGCCGAGTTGGGCGAGCAGATGGCGCGGCGCGACTACCGAATCCAGGATACCTCCAAATGGGAGCCGGCGAGCTGGCCGGCCGAATGCTACGGCGCGGGCTTTCACGAGGCGCCGCGCGGCGCGCTGGGCCATTGGGTGCATATCCGCGACGGCGCGATCGTCAATTACCAATGCGTGGTGCCCAGCACCTGGAACGCGGGTCCGCGCGATAGCGCGGGCAAGCGCGGCCCCTACGAAGCCGCGCTGGTGGGAACCCCGATTGCCAAGCCCGATCAGCCGCTGGAAATTCTGCGCACGGTCCATTCCTTCGACCCCTGCATGG
Proteins encoded in this region:
- a CDS encoding nickel-dependent hydrogenase large subunit, translated to MSHIVVDPITRIEGHLRIEAEVENGAVSDAWSSSTMFRGIEIILKGRDPRDAWAFTQRICGVCTTVHAIASIRAVEQAIGAVAPPNARILRNLIIGAQCVQDHVIHFYHLHALDWVDITSALKADPAKTATLAQSLSDWPLSSAKYFAWVRERLTSFVQRGQLGPFANAYWGHPAYRLPAEANLMAVAHYLEALDWQRRFIKIHAILGGKNPHLQSFLVGGMATPVDIDSQNALNADTVAALDQLVADGRAFVSQVYLPDVLAIAAFYKDWAALGSGVGDYMAYGEYPAGEDPRAELFLPRGIIRARDLSRVEAMDPDKISEQVAHSWYDYPGGNSQALHPFKGETNPNYSGPQPPYERLDLAAKYSWLKSPRYQGEPMEVGPLARMLVAYAAGRPARAKVLIDQALATLGVGPQALYSTLGRVAARAIEAQVVVEKMSEWVAELGEQMARRDYRIQDTSKWEPASWPAECYGAGFHEAPRGALGHWVHIRDGAIVNYQCVVPSTWNAGPRDSAGKRGPYEAALVGTPIAKPDQPLEILRTVHSFDPCM